Proteins from a single region of Rhodospirillales bacterium:
- the tssC gene encoding type VI secretion system contractile sheath large subunit: MAEETESAQAVDGAAEATLLDRIITDGKLARDESQRIYARDLIGEFVNDVLADGKRVSPDVVALINDRIAEIDDLLSDQINEILHHAEFQKLEASWRGLNFLVMNSETGTKLKLRLLNISKSDLLKDLERAVEFDQSALFKKIYEEEYGTFGGHPYSMLVTDYEFGRHPQDIALLRKLAEVAAAAHAPCIAAASPRLFDMDAFTEMSIPRDLSKIFESAELIQWRSFRASEDSRYIALVLPHVLMRLPYGPETVPVEGMGFVEDVDGHDHKKYLWGNAAYALAERITHAFSLYGWTAAIRGVEGGGKVEGLPAHTFQTDEGDIALKCPTELAITDRREKELSDLGFITLVHCKNTDYAAFFGGQTTNNPRLYNTPQANANARLSAMLPYVLNASRFAHYVKVMMRDKIGSFMTKENVQTYLNTWIMDYVLGKDDAGQPLKARYPLREARVDVSDVAGKPGSYNAVIFLRPHFQLEELSASIRLVAELPAAAA, from the coding sequence ATGGCGGAAGAGACCGAAAGCGCGCAGGCAGTCGATGGCGCAGCGGAAGCGACCTTGCTCGATCGCATTATTACCGACGGTAAACTCGCCCGCGATGAATCGCAGCGCATTTACGCGCGCGATCTGATTGGCGAGTTCGTTAATGACGTGCTCGCCGACGGCAAGCGCGTCAGCCCGGACGTCGTCGCGCTGATCAACGATCGGATTGCCGAGATCGACGATCTGCTGAGTGATCAGATCAACGAAATCCTCCATCACGCCGAGTTCCAGAAGCTCGAAGCGTCCTGGCGCGGACTCAATTTCCTGGTGATGAACTCCGAGACAGGAACAAAGCTCAAGCTTCGCCTGCTCAACATCAGCAAATCCGATCTTCTCAAAGACCTCGAGCGGGCCGTCGAGTTCGACCAGAGCGCGCTGTTCAAAAAGATATACGAAGAGGAATACGGCACCTTCGGCGGGCATCCGTACAGCATGCTTGTCACCGACTACGAGTTCGGTCGGCACCCTCAGGACATCGCTCTGCTTCGCAAGCTGGCGGAGGTGGCGGCGGCGGCGCATGCACCTTGCATCGCGGCCGCAAGTCCGCGTCTGTTCGACATGGACGCCTTTACCGAAATGTCGATCCCGCGTGACCTCTCCAAGATTTTCGAAAGTGCCGAGCTGATCCAGTGGCGGTCGTTCCGGGCGAGCGAGGACAGCCGCTATATCGCGCTGGTCCTGCCGCATGTGCTGATGCGCCTGCCTTACGGCCCGGAAACGGTGCCGGTCGAGGGGATGGGCTTCGTCGAGGACGTCGACGGCCACGACCACAAAAAATATCTTTGGGGAAACGCCGCATACGCGCTGGCCGAGCGCATCACGCACGCGTTCTCTCTTTACGGCTGGACCGCGGCGATTCGCGGCGTCGAGGGGGGTGGCAAGGTCGAGGGCTTGCCGGCGCACACCTTCCAGACCGACGAAGGCGACATCGCGCTGAAGTGCCCGACGGAGCTCGCGATCACCGATCGGCGCGAAAAGGAGCTGAGCGACCTCGGCTTCATTACGCTCGTCCATTGTAAGAACACCGATTACGCGGCGTTCTTCGGCGGCCAGACGACGAATAATCCCCGCCTTTACAACACGCCGCAGGCAAACGCGAATGCCCGTTTGTCCGCCATGCTGCCCTATGTGCTCAACGCCTCGCGTTTCGCCCACTACGTCAAGGTGATGATGCGCGATAAGATCGGCAGCTTCATGACGAAGGAAAATGTTCAGACCTACCTGAACACGTGGATTATGGACTATGTCCTCGGCAAGGACGATGCCGGTCAGCCGCTGAAGGCACGCTATCCCCTTCGCGAGGCGCGCGTCGATGTCAGCGATGTCGCGGGAAAGCCCGGCTCCTATAACGCCGTCATCTTCCTTCGTCCGCACTTTCAACTCGAGGAATTGAGCGCGTCGATCCGTCTCGTCGCCGAATTGCCGGCGGCAGCCGCATAA
- the tssB gene encoding type VI secretion system contractile sheath small subunit, with product MAESLQHVLSRVRPPRVQITYDVETGGAIEKKELPYIVGIMADLSGVPAEPLPKVKDRKFVEIDRDNFNDVMSACSPRLPIRVNNRLKPEAGDMLNVELTFKSMDDFNPANLVNQVPALRKLYEGRQRLRDLLTKLDGNDELDALLRQVVENTESQSALREQVGPVEDGDGATPATDDASPQA from the coding sequence ATGGCCGAGAGTTTGCAACACGTCCTGTCGCGCGTTCGCCCACCACGGGTGCAGATTACCTACGATGTCGAAACGGGCGGCGCGATCGAAAAGAAGGAGCTACCTTACATCGTCGGGATCATGGCCGATCTTTCAGGGGTGCCGGCCGAACCGTTGCCGAAAGTCAAAGATCGCAAGTTTGTCGAGATCGATCGCGACAACTTCAACGATGTCATGTCAGCGTGCTCCCCTCGACTGCCAATCCGCGTGAACAACCGTCTAAAACCCGAGGCTGGCGACATGTTGAATGTCGAGCTGACATTCAAGTCCATGGATGATTTCAATCCTGCCAACCTCGTCAACCAAGTCCCGGCGCTGCGCAAGCTTTACGAGGGACGACAGAGATTGCGCGATCTCTTAACTAAGCTCGATGGCAACGACGAACTTGACGCCCTCTTGCGCCAGGTTGTGGAAAATACCGAAAGCCAGAGCGCGTTACGGGAACAGGTGGGTCCCGTGGAGGACGGCGACGGCGCCACCCCCGCTACCGATGATGCCAGCCCTCAGGCTTAG
- the tssA gene encoding type VI secretion system protein TssA — protein sequence MRNLARAPSNPAFTFDVRRLVEPIPGPRATGIGVRYAGDYDRIEEARSRDDPALPQGVWQYELKRADWQEVVRLCAKTLETRSKDLQVAAWLVEARMHQRGFSALAEGLVLLELLCERYWSELFPALDEEDPQARFAPFDWLNEKLPPILYQLPLTVDDDGRPGYGWSDYANAQRLETLRQRDAKQADRAEARGAINLAAVQARIDSTAPAFYQETVRALDDADRALASLGRLLSARAAFDGALIAVRAAIGALRGFCRTILKERGTGMPDPSIAPTAEPAANGVDHPDAASALAAASAGDAVEAFASTSPASAIRSRDEAYRMLAEIADFLHHAEPHSPTPYLIRRAVSWGNMPLHELLIELSRGGRDMSLLFELLGFSEPPRK from the coding sequence GTGCGCAACCTCGCACGCGCGCCATCGAACCCCGCATTCACCTTCGATGTGAGGCGATTGGTCGAGCCGATCCCGGGCCCCCGGGCAACTGGCATCGGCGTGCGCTACGCCGGCGATTATGACCGGATCGAAGAGGCGCGCAGCCGCGACGATCCGGCCCTGCCGCAAGGGGTCTGGCAATACGAGCTCAAGCGCGCCGACTGGCAAGAAGTCGTCCGTCTATGCGCCAAAACGCTCGAGACCCGATCGAAAGACCTTCAGGTGGCTGCTTGGCTCGTCGAAGCGCGTATGCATCAGCGTGGCTTTTCGGCACTGGCCGAGGGCCTCGTTCTGCTGGAGCTGCTGTGCGAACGCTACTGGAGCGAACTGTTCCCTGCCCTGGACGAGGAAGACCCGCAAGCGCGTTTCGCGCCATTCGACTGGCTGAACGAAAAATTGCCGCCAATTCTCTACCAGCTGCCGCTCACCGTCGATGATGACGGGCGACCCGGATATGGATGGTCTGATTACGCCAACGCGCAACGGCTCGAAACCTTGCGTCAGCGCGACGCCAAGCAAGCGGATCGCGCCGAGGCACGTGGGGCGATTAATCTTGCCGCCGTCCAGGCTCGAATCGATTCAACGGCACCGGCCTTCTATCAAGAGACCGTGCGCGCGCTTGACGATGCGGATCGGGCTCTCGCCAGCTTGGGGCGGTTGCTCAGCGCTCGCGCTGCGTTCGACGGCGCCCTGATCGCCGTGCGCGCGGCGATCGGCGCACTGCGGGGTTTTTGTCGCACCATTCTCAAGGAACGAGGCACCGGGATGCCGGATCCATCGATCGCTCCGACAGCGGAGCCTGCGGCTAACGGTGTGGACCATCCAGATGCGGCCTCCGCATTGGCGGCGGCGAGCGCCGGCGATGCCGTGGAAGCCTTCGCTAGTACGTCACCAGCATCGGCCATCCGCAGCCGTGACGAAGCATACCGAATGCTCGCCGAAATTGCCGACTTCCTGCACCACGCCGAACCACACAGCCCGACGCCCTACCTCATCCGCCGCGCTGTGAGTTGGGGAAACATGCCCTTGCATGAATTGCTCATCGAGCTTTCCCGCGGTGGGCGGGACATGTCGCTGCTCTTCGAACTGCTCGGATTCAGTGAGCCGCCAAGAAAATAG
- a CDS encoding DotU family type IV/VI secretion system protein, translating into MEPLLAPDLVRVGTQFRRFYGELVSAQRLAETGDSGASDGIVVAVGDRDAETVARTIFARLHRVLGELGYGAYRIGRPTALDIDVGYIMAALADETLLHRVKWPGRDRWQSMLLEDALYGSRIAGERIFEAAEELAHGSSVFRSDIALAILLTLQLGFRGRYRGINDEGAPARLRSRLYELLCHRPWNETLEWRTSFAAAYQPTLGEDHAAGLPRLRPWLAAIAVTVCGFLLVNHMIWRNATHDIVERASQVVEEGAKIEGWGD; encoded by the coding sequence ATGGAGCCGTTGCTCGCCCCCGATCTGGTGCGCGTCGGCACGCAGTTCCGCAGGTTTTACGGCGAACTCGTGTCCGCGCAACGATTAGCCGAGACCGGAGACAGCGGCGCGAGCGATGGCATCGTCGTTGCTGTTGGCGATCGCGACGCAGAAACGGTGGCGCGGACGATCTTCGCTCGCTTGCATCGGGTGCTGGGCGAACTCGGCTACGGAGCCTATCGGATCGGCAGGCCGACCGCCCTCGACATCGATGTCGGCTACATCATGGCTGCTCTCGCTGATGAGACGCTGCTGCACCGAGTGAAATGGCCGGGACGCGACCGATGGCAGTCGATGCTGCTCGAGGATGCGCTCTATGGCAGCCGCATTGCGGGGGAGCGAATTTTTGAGGCGGCGGAAGAGTTGGCGCATGGCAGCTCCGTTTTCCGCTCGGATATTGCCCTCGCCATTCTTCTAACCCTGCAGCTCGGCTTTCGTGGCCGGTATCGCGGAATCAACGATGAGGGCGCGCCCGCCCGCTTGCGCTCGCGCCTTTACGAATTGCTCTGCCATAGGCCCTGGAATGAAACGCTTGAGTGGCGGACGAGCTTCGCCGCCGCGTACCAGCCGACCCTCGGCGAAGACCACGCCGCGGGCTTGCCAAGGTTGCGCCCCTGGCTCGCGGCGATCGCCGTGACCGTCTGCGGATTCCTTCTCGTCAACCACATGATCTGGAGAAACGCCACCCACGATATCGTCGAGCGGGCCAGCCAGGTGGTTGAAGAAGGGGCCAAGATTGAAGGTTGGGGCGATTGA
- the tssK gene encoding type VI secretion system baseplate subunit TssK, with product MNDVRGIPESVQWHEGMLLSPQHFQQATRRADALLAYLVLAAAPYGWGIRRLVIDSRVLLDGIFRLDAVEAILPDGLVVVEPQADSPPLQLDLGSVEHDFAATPATVHLCVAAWSDTPADMGGVPRFRSVESRPIRDENTGDGAIAIPRLRPATHLFLTDAPTRSPPNLYTSIPIARIAFRDDGFALDSFIPPALTVDRDGHLFDLVDNVVRRLREKTMALSERLQGPVAEADQAVASEGWTIVRAMAQGLFKLEGLLSSGVAHPFSLYLALCDAVGGLACIDGQPCPPHLPPYVHAHPLPAFRAIVDFIDGLLSRVHEPYRAIRFNRDDDRFQLVLPVDWLSGRTLAVGARAAAGQGLPSVAEWMSDAWIGSTSRMRGIRERRILGTARRPVERIEELGLMPPRHVLLFAVDVDPAFIVAGETLEIASPQGRDAPGHPSELILYVPPDRTPSDRRRDEDA from the coding sequence ATGAACGACGTACGAGGCATTCCGGAAAGCGTTCAGTGGCACGAGGGCATGCTGCTGTCGCCGCAGCATTTTCAGCAGGCGACGCGACGAGCCGACGCGCTTCTCGCCTATCTCGTCCTCGCCGCCGCGCCCTATGGTTGGGGTATCCGGCGACTCGTCATCGACTCCCGGGTCCTGTTGGACGGCATCTTCCGCTTGGACGCCGTCGAGGCGATTTTGCCAGACGGCTTGGTTGTCGTTGAGCCACAAGCGGACTCGCCGCCGCTCCAGCTCGATTTAGGCAGCGTCGAGCACGACTTCGCCGCGACACCGGCGACGGTCCATCTGTGCGTCGCCGCATGGTCCGATACACCCGCCGACATGGGGGGTGTGCCGAGGTTTCGCTCGGTAGAATCTCGCCCCATACGCGATGAGAACACGGGCGACGGCGCGATCGCGATTCCGCGACTACGGCCCGCGACACACCTGTTTCTGACCGACGCGCCGACGCGTTCCCCCCCCAATCTCTACACGAGCATTCCAATCGCTCGTATCGCCTTTCGTGACGATGGGTTCGCACTCGATTCGTTCATACCGCCAGCCCTGACCGTCGACCGTGACGGACACCTGTTCGATCTGGTCGATAACGTCGTCCGCCGATTACGTGAAAAGACGATGGCGCTGTCCGAACGTTTGCAGGGCCCGGTCGCTGAAGCCGATCAGGCGGTAGCGAGCGAGGGTTGGACGATTGTCCGTGCGATGGCGCAGGGGCTGTTTAAGCTCGAAGGGCTTCTGAGCAGTGGCGTGGCCCATCCGTTTTCTCTCTATCTCGCGTTGTGTGATGCCGTTGGCGGTCTCGCCTGCATCGACGGCCAGCCGTGCCCGCCACACTTGCCGCCTTACGTGCACGCCCATCCCCTTCCGGCATTTCGCGCGATCGTGGACTTCATTGATGGACTTCTTTCGCGCGTGCACGAGCCGTACCGGGCCATCCGCTTCAACCGCGATGACGACCGCTTCCAACTTGTCCTGCCGGTGGACTGGCTTTCGGGACGCACGCTCGCAGTCGGCGCGCGCGCTGCAGCCGGGCAGGGCCTACCGTCGGTCGCCGAATGGATGTCCGATGCGTGGATCGGCTCGACGTCGCGCATGCGGGGCATCCGCGAGCGGCGAATCCTGGGTACGGCCCGGCGCCCGGTCGAGCGAATTGAAGAGCTTGGACTGATGCCGCCCCGCCATGTGCTGTTGTTCGCCGTCGATGTTGATCCCGCATTCATTGTCGCGGGCGAGACCCTCGAAATCGCCAGCCCACAGGGTCGCGACGCGCCGGGCCATCCCAGCGAACTCATTCTCTACGTCCCGCCCGATCGCACGCCTTCCGACAGAAGACGGGACGAGGACGCCTGA
- a CDS encoding SPOR domain-containing protein: MGKTAVAPEPVSPLALASSSRLPYQVQIGAFLDLATAQTLRDSLRGRGFDVGITDFQAGNGESWHLAQAGDFADRAEASRVVAQLHRDIGIDALIVRAPPPMNEPQ; the protein is encoded by the coding sequence GTGGGCAAAACGGCAGTTGCGCCCGAGCCAGTATCGCCGCTTGCGCTGGCCAGCAGCTCGCGCCTGCCATACCAGGTTCAAATCGGGGCGTTTCTCGATCTCGCGACGGCACAGACGTTACGCGATTCGTTGCGCGGCCGTGGCTTTGACGTCGGTATCACTGATTTCCAGGCAGGCAACGGTGAATCATGGCATCTCGCGCAAGCGGGTGACTTCGCCGATCGCGCCGAGGCGTCTCGCGTGGTGGCGCAGCTGCACCGAGATATCGGCATCGATGCGCTGATCGTCCGGGCGCCGCCGCCAATGAACGAACCCCAGTGA
- a CDS encoding gluconolaconase — translation MPTGVAVTESGRIFVNFPRWGDDVPFTVGEIRNGELVAYPTVSINNANGWTSEERLVSVQSVVADAKNRLWILDTGSPEFREPVAGGAKLVAVDLATDRVAETIVLPETVVLPTTYVNDLRLNLRQGEGGVAYITDSSVKGPGGLIVVDLATKEAWRRLSGHPSVQADRSFVPIVEGEVLMMRPPDGPARPFQVAADGIALSADGQTLYYSPLSSRHLFSVPTALLSDRSVEDATVAAAVVDLGEKGASDGLEVDNASRLYATDYENNSVRRRLVDGSWETVAHDPRLLWPDSLSIGADGYLYVTANQLHRQPQFNGGQDLREKPYVLFRLQVGAEPEALK, via the coding sequence ATGCCGACCGGTGTGGCCGTCACGGAAAGTGGAAGAATTTTTGTCAATTTTCCGCGATGGGGCGATGACGTGCCCTTTACCGTCGGGGAGATTCGCAACGGCGAACTCGTGGCGTATCCAACAGTATCGATCAACAACGCCAATGGTTGGACGTCGGAAGAACGGTTGGTCAGCGTGCAGAGTGTTGTCGCTGACGCGAAGAACCGTCTGTGGATTCTTGACACGGGTTCTCCGGAGTTTCGTGAGCCGGTGGCCGGCGGAGCCAAACTCGTGGCCGTTGATCTCGCAACGGACCGCGTTGCCGAGACGATCGTTTTGCCTGAGACGGTGGTGCTTCCGACAACGTACGTTAACGATCTTCGCCTCAATCTGCGTCAGGGTGAGGGTGGAGTGGCTTACATCACCGATTCGTCAGTGAAAGGACCTGGCGGGCTGATCGTCGTCGACCTCGCAACCAAGGAAGCATGGCGCCGGCTCAGTGGCCATCCGTCAGTCCAGGCCGACCGAAGTTTCGTGCCGATCGTCGAAGGGGAAGTGTTGATGATGCGGCCTCCGGACGGCCCGGCGCGTCCATTCCAGGTCGCCGCCGACGGCATCGCCCTCTCCGCGGATGGTCAGACGCTGTATTACAGCCCGCTGTCAAGTCGCCACCTTTTCTCGGTGCCAACAGCCCTTCTCTCTGATCGCAGCGTCGAGGATGCCACGGTCGCGGCAGCCGTGGTCGATCTTGGCGAAAAAGGCGCATCCGACGGACTTGAGGTGGACAACGCCAGCCGGCTCTACGCCACCGACTATGAAAACAACAGCGTCCGCCGACGCCTCGTCGATGGAAGCTGGGAGACCGTCGCGCACGATCCGCGCCTGCTATGGCCGGACTCGCTGTCCATTGGAGCCGATGGTTATCTTTATGTCACCGCGAACCAATTGCATCGGCAGCCGCAGTTCAATGGCGGTCAAGATCTACGCGAAAAACCATACGTATTATTCCGACTTCAGGTTGGAGCAGAACCGGAGGCGCTTAAATGA
- the glk gene encoding glucokinase, translating into MPGLIADIGGTNVRFALVGEDDTVERVSVLQCADYPSLVGACEAYLGGLDAGSRPKRAALAVASPIKSDEVRMTNHPWVFSIDETRRQLGLAGLDVVNDFIAVALGLTRLSAADVRRVGGGEADPDAAIAVLGAGTGLGMAGLIRTHGGGRVPVSSEGGHVTLPAFDEREATVIAALRRTFGHVSAERVLSGPGLVNLYRAIGEVDGREIDPEMTPPECTARAMAGTCAISAEALRLFSVMLGTVAANLAVTFDARGGIYIAGGIVPKLGVHFAAENFRRRFEDKGRFRGYLETIPTAVIIHPLPAFIGLASLVSDR; encoded by the coding sequence ATGCCGGGATTGATCGCCGATATCGGTGGTACCAACGTGCGCTTCGCTCTGGTCGGCGAGGACGACACGGTCGAGCGGGTCAGCGTCTTGCAGTGCGCCGACTACCCGAGCCTTGTCGGTGCCTGTGAGGCCTATCTTGGCGGCCTCGATGCCGGGTCACGGCCAAAGCGCGCGGCGCTGGCCGTCGCCTCGCCGATCAAGAGCGACGAGGTGCGCATGACCAATCATCCGTGGGTGTTCTCGATTGACGAGACGCGCCGCCAGCTCGGTCTCGCCGGCCTCGATGTGGTCAACGACTTCATCGCCGTCGCTCTGGGTCTGACGCGCCTGTCGGCCGCCGATGTCCGTCGCGTCGGTGGCGGCGAAGCCGATCCCGACGCGGCCATCGCCGTGCTTGGCGCCGGTACCGGTCTTGGCATGGCGGGGCTGATCCGCACCCACGGCGGCGGCCGGGTGCCGGTGTCGAGCGAGGGCGGCCACGTCACTCTGCCCGCGTTCGACGAGCGGGAGGCCACGGTGATCGCGGCGCTGCGCCGTACCTTCGGGCACGTCTCCGCCGAACGCGTGCTGTCCGGTCCCGGCCTCGTCAACCTCTACCGGGCAATCGGCGAGGTCGACGGTCGCGAAATCGACCCTGAGATGACCCCGCCGGAGTGCACCGCGCGGGCCATGGCCGGCACTTGCGCGATCAGCGCCGAGGCGCTGCGTCTGTTCAGCGTCATGCTCGGCACCGTTGCCGCCAACCTCGCCGTCACCTTCGATGCGCGCGGCGGCATCTATATCGCCGGCGGCATCGTCCCCAAGCTCGGAGTTCATTTCGCTGCCGAGAATTTCCGCCGCAGATTTGAGGACAAGGGGCGCTTCCGCGGCTACCTCGAAACCATCCCGACCGCGGTGATCATTCATCCGCTGCCGGCGTTCATCGGTCTCGCCTCGCTGGTCTCCGACCGCTGA
- a CDS encoding aldo/keto reductase, which produces MQTRRLGSEGLELSALGLGCMGMSDFYGPADRAQSIATIHAAQDAGITLLDTGDFYGCGHNEMLIAEAMRGRRREDAFIAVKFGAMRTPDAGFIGFDGRPSAVKNFLAYSLKRLGTDYVDLYQPARIDPNVPIEETVGAIKEMIERGYVRYLGLSEASAATLRRAHAVHPVAWLQIEYSLFSRGIEADILPTARALGISIAAYGVLSRGLLSGHWPAQAAGTAPDFRSRLPRFTGDNLEKNLALVEALRALAADKGITVAQLAIAWVLARGADIIPLIGARRPERLEEALNALGVVLSTDDLARIEQAVPAGATAGDRYDAAQMGMLDSERPRTIPV; this is translated from the coding sequence ATGCAAACGCGTCGTCTCGGCTCCGAAGGTCTGGAGTTGTCCGCCCTCGGCCTCGGCTGCATGGGCATGTCCGATTTCTACGGGCCAGCTGATCGCGCCCAAAGCATCGCCACCATCCACGCCGCGCAGGATGCCGGTATCACCCTGCTCGATACCGGTGACTTCTATGGCTGCGGCCATAACGAGATGCTGATCGCCGAAGCGATGCGCGGCCGCCGCCGCGAGGATGCGTTCATTGCCGTGAAGTTCGGGGCGATGCGCACGCCCGATGCCGGGTTCATCGGCTTCGACGGCCGGCCGTCGGCGGTCAAGAATTTCCTCGCCTACAGCCTGAAGCGGCTCGGCACCGATTACGTCGACCTCTATCAGCCGGCGCGCATCGACCCCAACGTGCCGATCGAGGAGACCGTCGGCGCGATCAAGGAGATGATCGAGCGCGGCTATGTTCGCTACCTCGGCCTCTCCGAGGCGTCAGCGGCGACGCTGCGCCGGGCCCATGCGGTCCATCCGGTCGCCTGGCTGCAGATCGAATATTCGCTGTTTTCGCGCGGCATCGAGGCGGACATCCTGCCGACCGCCCGGGCGCTCGGCATCAGCATCGCCGCTTACGGTGTGCTGTCGCGGGGCCTTTTGAGCGGGCACTGGCCGGCACAGGCCGCTGGGACGGCGCCCGATTTCCGTTCGCGCCTGCCGCGGTTCACTGGCGATAACCTGGAGAAGAACCTCGCCCTCGTCGAGGCGCTACGGGCGCTAGCCGCTGACAAGGGCATCACCGTCGCCCAGCTCGCCATCGCCTGGGTCCTGGCCCGTGGCGCCGATATCATCCCGCTGATCGGCGCGCGTAGGCCCGAGCGCCTCGAAGAAGCCCTTAACGCGCTCGGCGTCGTCCTGAGCACCGACGACCTTGCCCGCATCGAGCAGGCGGTGCCGGCGGGGGCGACGGCCGGTGATCGCTACGACGCGGCGCAGATGGGCATGCTCGACAGCGAACGGCCGCGCACGATCCCCGTCTGA
- a CDS encoding multicopper oxidase domain-containing protein: MVAALQSAAGAVPAAEPVAKPAMGPAIAPVAAQADDRTLINPPKFAIESKTAPKTTMMALPPATAPRMSGEKRFDLDVVYTDSAIYNPATRRKDKVHLRSYSGTGVNPNRPFVAPTIEVDPGDTVRITLNNRLPADPSCTQHADGPNVPHCFNGTNLHTHGLWVSPTGNSDNVLLSINPGVSFQYEYNIPPDHPAGTFWYHPHRHGAVALQVASGMAGALIVRGNRLPTASANGDVDTLLKTREGAGFPEQVLVLQQIQYACLDAASNIKVARDEAGAVVAWVCDPGDVGGIEFYRDPAGAGQFGPETWPQSGRFTSINGLVLPTFPSEAGRIERWRLIHAGVRDTISLEFRRLKIDAPAIDALKSSEAAAFIGDYCTGEPLPYHLIAEDGLTMAAVQPTTRTTLQPGYRADALMVFPDPGKYCVINASVPAAASVTRQAPSPRLLGIVAVAPGKTVRDPAAYLTGELVAAARREMPPPLRDAVIADLKDGLKLSHFVPHADIGDAEVTGAQELTFYIDTSTTPPRFEVDNEPYDPDRIDRILKLGGVDEWTLRSRFVSHPFHIHVNPFQIVRILDPQGRDVSAPGAIDDAGGAPDPQYPGLKGVWKDTLWVKSLIPQEAEPAGIYTVVVRTRYQRYIGEYVLHCHILDHEDQGMMQNVRIDLPDGHGGTTFGHH; this comes from the coding sequence ATGGTGGCAGCGCTGCAGTCCGCCGCAGGCGCCGTGCCTGCCGCGGAGCCGGTCGCCAAGCCTGCCATGGGGCCGGCCATTGCGCCTGTCGCAGCGCAGGCCGACGATCGCACGCTCATCAATCCGCCGAAGTTCGCCATCGAATCCAAAACCGCACCAAAGACGACGATGATGGCGCTGCCGCCGGCGACGGCGCCGCGGATGAGCGGTGAGAAGCGGTTTGACCTCGACGTCGTTTACACCGACAGCGCCATCTACAACCCCGCCACCCGCCGCAAGGACAAGGTGCATCTGCGCAGCTACAGCGGTACTGGCGTCAATCCCAACCGCCCGTTCGTCGCCCCGACGATCGAGGTCGATCCGGGTGATACGGTGCGGATCACGTTGAATAACCGTCTGCCGGCCGATCCGAGCTGCACCCAGCACGCTGACGGGCCGAACGTCCCCCACTGCTTCAACGGCACCAATCTGCATACCCACGGGCTTTGGGTCAGCCCGACCGGTAACAGCGACAACGTGCTGCTGTCGATCAATCCCGGCGTCAGTTTTCAGTACGAATACAACATCCCCCCCGACCATCCCGCCGGGACGTTCTGGTACCACCCGCACCGCCACGGCGCGGTAGCGCTGCAGGTAGCGAGCGGCATGGCCGGCGCGCTGATCGTTCGCGGCAACCGCTTGCCGACCGCGAGTGCCAACGGCGATGTCGACACCCTGCTCAAGACCCGCGAGGGCGCCGGGTTTCCCGAGCAGGTGCTGGTTCTCCAGCAGATCCAGTACGCCTGCCTCGACGCCGCCAGCAACATCAAGGTGGCGCGCGACGAGGCCGGCGCGGTCGTCGCCTGGGTGTGCGATCCCGGCGATGTCGGCGGCATCGAGTTCTACCGCGATCCTGCCGGCGCCGGTCAGTTCGGACCGGAGACTTGGCCACAGTCCGGCCGCTTCACCAGCATCAACGGCCTCGTTCTGCCGACGTTTCCGAGCGAGGCCGGGCGCATCGAGCGCTGGCGGCTGATCCATGCCGGGGTGCGCGACACCATCAGCCTCGAATTCCGCCGTCTGAAGATCGATGCGCCAGCCATTGATGCGCTGAAGTCCTCCGAGGCCGCAGCGTTCATCGGCGACTACTGCACCGGCGAGCCGCTGCCCTACCACCTGATCGCCGAGGACGGGCTAACTATGGCCGCCGTGCAGCCGACGACGCGCACGACGCTGCAGCCGGGCTATCGCGCCGATGCGCTGATGGTCTTTCCCGACCCGGGCAAATACTGCGTGATCAACGCCTCGGTGCCGGCCGCCGCCAGCGTCACCCGCCAGGCGCCCAGCCCGCGCCTGCTCGGCATCGTCGCCGTGGCACCGGGCAAGACGGTGCGCGATCCCGCCGCCTACCTGACTGGCGAGCTGGTTGCCGCCGCCCGTCGCGAGATGCCGCCACCGCTGCGCGACGCGGTGATCGCCGATCTCAAGGACGGGCTGAAGCTGTCGCATTTCGTGCCTCACGCCGACATCGGCGATGCCGAGGTCACCGGCGCCCAGGAGCTCACCTTTTATATCGATACATCCACCACACCGCCGCGCTTCGAGGTCGACAACGAGCCCTATGATCCCGATCGAATCGATCGGATTTTGAAACTTGGCGGTGTCGACGAATGGACGCTGCGTTCGCGCTTCGTCAGCCATCCGTTCCACATCCACGTCAATCCGTTCCAGATCGTGCGCATTCTTGATCCGCAGGGGCGTGACGTCAGCGCGCCAGGCGCGATTGACGATGCCGGCGGCGCCCCCGATCCCCAGTATCCGGGGTTGAAGGGGGTGTGGAAGGACACACTGTGGGTGAAGAGCCTCATCCCCCAAGAAGCCGAGCCGGCGGGGATCTATACGGTCGTCGTCAGAACCCGATACCAACGCTACATTGGCGAATACGTGCTCCATTGCCATATCCTCGATCACGAGGATCAAGGAATGATGCAGAACGTGCGCATCGATCTGCCCGACGGCCACGGAGGCACGACATTCGGCCACCACTGA